Proteins encoded together in one Monomorium pharaonis isolate MP-MQ-018 chromosome 8, ASM1337386v2, whole genome shotgun sequence window:
- the LOC105840634 gene encoding tetra-peptide repeat homeobox protein 1, giving the protein MAATSASAIEANFPVVPATTDLFPLSVMCAQVAIFLVAALSVVTAAPSGYLGHGAALAGPILGPAALAGPINGPSALAGPVVGPARISGAVDGGAVVTGAVAGPSVVSGSVAGHAAVVGPALGYAAPALGWPAHGAYGAVLAGPAVGPAALAGPIAAPALIAGPSGSIAAGHGGLGGIVRGYASGYW; this is encoded by the exons ATGGCAGCCACATCCGCCTCAGCCATCGAGGCAAATTTTCCTGTTGTACCAGCAACCACCGACTTGTTCCCCCTTTCCGTCATGTGCGCCCAGGTCGCGATTTTCCTCGTAGCAGCTCTTTCGGTGGTAACCGCGGCGCCGTCAGGTTATTTGGGCCATGGTGCCGCGTTAGCAGGACCGATTCTAGGACCCGCGGCTCTCGCAGGTCCTATCAATGGACCATCCGCACTCGCCGGTCCGGTGGTTGGACCGGCGCGCATATCCGGTGCAGTCGACGGTGGGGCTGTTGTCACTGGTGCTGTGGCTGGACCGTCAGTCGTTTCTGGTAGCGTCGCTGGACACGCGGCGGTGGTTGGCCCAGCTCTTGGCTATGCCGCACCAGCCTTGGGATGGCCAGCTCATG GTGCTTATGGAGCAGTACTTGCTGGACCTGCTGTAGGTCCAGCGGCTCTTGCCGGACCTATCGCAGCTCCGGCTTTGATCGCTGGTCCATCCGGTAGCATCGCTGCTGGACACGGTGGCTTAGGCGGTATCGTTCGTGGATACGCGTCCGGATACTGGTAA
- the LOC105840630 gene encoding uncharacterized protein LOC105840630, whose translation MAQSHVISAIFLAFVSANMIQGAVILPALYQNENTFPNFVNAANIPRFGELSSNFASSAANTAATAFKGFRTYVDDFRTGLGQYVTIPPRYGALNRFVHGETWPNFAGPVVAPGNLVAPGLSRGNGGAAAASAASSAASGGR comes from the exons ATGGCTCAAAGTCACGTCATTTCTGCAATTTTCCTGGCGTTTGTTTCTGCAAAT ATGATACAAGGAGCAGTCATATTACCAGCATTATACCAGAATGAAAACACTTTTCCTAATTTTGTGAACGCTGCAAATATACCCAGGTTTGGCGAGTTATCTAGTAATTTTGCGTCATCAGCAGCTAATACAGCAGCAACTGCTTTCAAGGGCTTCAGAACGTACGTCGATGATTTCCGTACTGGTCTGGGGCAATATGTAACTATTCCACCTAGATATGGTGCATTGAATCGTTTCGTGCACGGAGAAACATGGCCAAATTTTGCGGGACCAGTAGTTGCTCCTGGTAATTTGGTAGCGCCAGGTCTTTCACGCGGTAATGGtggtgctgctgctgcttcCGCTGCAAGTTCTGCTGCATCCGGGGgacgttaa
- the LOC105840635 gene encoding shematrin-like protein 2: MKTLFVSFALCAIVAAAPRERREAILGGHGYYGAGHGAYGAHGGYGGYGGVGYGGHGVAVTGPFLGAASVVGPHVGATAVSAPAIGPARLSGSIAGPAHVSGAVAGPAVVTASVAGPAHVEGYGGPYDGAYDGYNGYAGGYGGNYVGGYGYAAGPAYGHAGYAGGHGGHGVVVAGPATHGAVLAGPHSGSAAVSGPHAGSVVIAGPSGKITAHGSGYGAAIHAGHGHGHW; this comes from the exons ATGAAGACCCTC TTCGTTTCGTTTGCCTTGTGCGCCATTGTTGCTGCGGCACCTCGTGAGCGACGAGAAGCCATCTTGGGCGGTCATGGATATTACGGTGCTGGCCATGGAGCTTACGGTGCTCACGGAGGTTACGGAGGTTACGGGGGTGTAGGCTATGGCGGACATGGAGTGGCTGTGACTGGACCATTCCTTGGAGCGGCGAGTGTCGTAGGTCCACACGTAGGTGCCACCGCTGTTTCCGCTCCAGCGATAGGTCCTGCTCGTTTGTCTGGATCGATCGCTGGTCCTGCTCACGTGTCGGGCGCCGTTGCTGGGCCAGCTGTTGTAACCGCGTCGGTCGCTGGTCCAGCGCACGTGGAAGGCTACGGTGGTCCGTATGATGGTGCCTATGATGGCTACAATGGCTATGCCGGTGGTTATGGCGGTAATTATGTAG GAGGATACGGATACGCGGCTGGTCCTGCTTACGGTCATGCAGGATACGCCGGCGGCCACGGAGGGCACGGAGTAGTTGTTGCCGGACCGGCCACCCACGGCGCGGTTCTGGCTGGACCTCATTCCGGAAGCGCGGCTGTTTCTGGACCGCATGCCGGTTCGGTGGTGATCGCCGGTCCCTCCGGAAAGATCACGGCCCACGGAAGCGGTTATGGCGCCGCCATTCATGCCGGCCACGGCCACGGTCACTGGTAA
- the LOC105831433 gene encoding spidroin-1, whose translation MKAFIVFACLAVATARAGIAHGGYGGYGAGLAITGRGLGHGGAGLTGGLAAGAGTAASLQGGASSLGSGGLGASYAAGAAAAAGAAGVQQIVSGGVYGGRSDIGPAEGPKANVGPQTGPSDLVGPQEGAKSVGGPRTGPASLVGPAAGPSTLVGPSQGTATLVGPSQATANLVGPSYGGVAFYAGSGGINGDDGSSGAAANAAPGAGLGIGIGAGGLGLGGGAGIAVIGGGAGLGGYGALGGGDAGVAVINGPSGAIHAGLGAHGAVIPAPIGKW comes from the exons ATTGTGTTCGCCTGCTTAGCGGTCGCGACGGCTCGCGCCGGAATCGCCCATGGTGGCTATGGTGGCTATGGTGCCGGTCTGGCCATCACCGGACGTGGACTCGGTCATGGTGGTGCCGGTCTGACCGGTGGACTCGCCGCTGGTGCTGGAACCGCTGCCTCCCTCCAGGGTGGTGCCTCCAGCTTGGGATCTGGTGGTCTTGGTGCCAGCTATGCTGCTGGTGCGGCGGCTGCGGCTGGTGCTGCTGGAGTTCAGCAGATCGTCTCTGGTG GAGTCTATGGTGGCAGGTCTGACATCGGACCCGCTGAGGGACCCAAGGCCAACGTTGGACCCCAGACCGGACCATCTGATCTTGTAGGACCTCAGGAGGGAGCCAAGTCCGTTGGTGGACCTCGCACTGGACCGGCCAGTCTTGTAGGACCTGCTGCTGGCCCATCCACCCTTGTTGGACCGTCCCAGGGAACCGCCACCCTTGTAGGACCATCCCAGGCTACCGCTAACCTCGTTGGACCCAGCTACGGAGGTGTTGCCTTCTACGCCGGATCTGGTGGCATCAACGGTGATGATGGAAGCTCTGGAGCTGCTGCTAACGCCGCGCCTGGTGCTGGACTCG gaATCGGCATTGGTGCTGGAGGTCTCGGCCTTGGCGGTGGTGCTGGCATTGCTGTCATCGGAGGTGGTGCTGGACTCGGTGGATATGGTGCCCTTGGTGGTGGTGATGCCGGAGTTGCTGTGATCAACGGACCGTCTGGCGCCATCCACGCCGGACTCGGCGCTCACGGAGCTGTCATCCCCGCGCCCATTGGCAAATGGTAG